In a genomic window of Desulfobacterales bacterium:
- a CDS encoding YkgJ family cysteine cluster protein, translated as MNRLKNYFDLIDKVDRYCFNIQKNYGEHITCKKGCSECCVHINIFPVEAFAISVNLKKKNNAFQKYITDRAELLKNSTICPILENDECLIYEARPIICRTQGFPLLIEKDNEKKVDFCVYNFQQILSFSKDSIISLEQLNVLLSTINHYFVLQYPNFYDSSKRFTIAEALLMDWNQIYTDFTIQ; from the coding sequence TTGAATCGTCTTAAAAATTATTTTGATTTAATTGATAAGGTGGATAGATATTGTTTTAATATTCAAAAAAATTATGGGGAACACATAACTTGTAAAAAAGGATGCAGCGAATGCTGCGTCCATATAAATATTTTCCCAGTAGAAGCATTCGCAATATCTGTTAATCTAAAAAAAAAGAATAACGCCTTTCAAAAATATATTACTGATAGGGCTGAATTGTTAAAGAATTCTACAATTTGTCCTATTCTTGAAAATGACGAGTGTCTTATATATGAGGCAAGACCAATAATTTGTAGAACCCAAGGATTTCCACTTCTTATTGAAAAAGATAACGAAAAAAAAGTAGATTTTTGCGTTTATAATTTTCAACAAATTTTATCATTTAGCAAGGATTCAATAATATCCCTTGAACAATTAAATGTTCTTCTTTCAACGATAAATCATTATTTTGTTTTACAATATCCAAATTTTTATGATAGTTCGAAAAGATTTACTATTGCTGAAGCATTGCTCATGGACTGGAATCAGATTTATACCGATTTTACTATTCAATAA